One window of Drosophila busckii strain San Diego stock center, stock number 13000-0081.31 chromosome 3L, ASM1175060v1, whole genome shotgun sequence genomic DNA carries:
- the LOC108599337 gene encoding uncharacterized protein LOC108599337, translating to MTPKHRDIAPLLKKLRDFLLGRVHKTHHRFADQLSPKTPPTVSPPDSSALLSGNQYFTRDARREVKPAIDLMQTEQKQLASAQKAAEQPPAKDAPAPAPEQPSKDSDECKPKKSRNKPILGKVHMWD from the coding sequence atgacgCCCAAGCATCGCGACATTGCGCCGTTGCTCAAAAAATTGCGTGACTTTCTGCTGGGTCGTGTCCATAAAACTCATCATCGCTTTGCGGATCAGCTTTCACCCAAAACTCCACCAACTGTCAGTCCTCCCGATAGCTCCGCCTTGCTGTCCGGCAATCAGTACTTTACACGCGATGCCAGGCGTGAAGTCAAGCCGGCAATTGATTTGATGCAGACTGAACAGAAGCAACTCGCCTCGGCTCAGAAGGCAGCTGAGCAGCCGCCAGCAAAGGATGCGCCAGCGCCGGCGCCAGAGCAGCCAAGCAAGGACTCTGACGAGTGCAAGCCCAAGAAGTCCAGGAATAAACCAATTCTTGGTAAAGTTCACATGTGGGACTAA
- the LOC108601121 gene encoding uncharacterized protein LOC108601121, translating into MVYKLFFLLMLPFCWISCVQSFYNCHSAPMVPIPDDAPSLSGMWYYVGRGSYEDNITCFNVSVSLASTQDQLDFGLSGFYKGDKDKTYKSLLIGTKLLMRRY; encoded by the exons ATGGTatacaaactattttttttgctgatgTTGCCGTTTTGTTGGATTAGTTGTGTTCAATCATTCTATAATTGCCATTCAGCACCTATGGTTCCAATTCCTGATGATGCACCTAGT ttGAGTGGCATGTGGTATTATGTGGGGAGAGGATCTTATGAAGATAACATCACATGCTTCAATGTCTCAGTGTCGCTGGCGAGCACACAAGATCAACTTGATTTTGGACTTTCAGGTTTCTACAAGGGAGACAAGGACAAAACgtataaaa GTTTGCTAATAGGCACGAAGCTATTGATGCGAAGGTATTAG